In Agrobacterium sp. RAC06, a single window of DNA contains:
- a CDS encoding glycosyltransferase family 4 protein has translation MNKPTRIAFIGNSPPRQCGIATFTGDLSHAMTESTADVSASIIAITDEDQSYAYPPDVIFEIRESEPEDYVTAARILNEGRFDAVSLQHEFGIFGGPDGEFILTLLSHLRVPVVTTCHTILADPTPSQHHVLKKVAAHSNRIVVMAERGRLLLTQVYGVAPEKIDVIAHGIPDRPFHDPELAKVERGYAGRPIILTFGLLSPNKGIEVVIDAMPAILEQNPRALYIVLGATHPTLLRKQGDTYRDSLRHRAEKLGVDHAVEFLNQFVDLPTLLDFIAMCDVYVTPYLDEAQMTSGTLAYSFGMGSAVVSTPYWHALELLTDARGVLVPFGDASATGKAIGDLLGDDERRMAMRHLAYDAGRSMIWSHVAVLYLESMAKARESFRPKLVSDLVSLRITRPAQRTALKLGHLHAMCDDTGIVQHAVFSVPDRSHGYCVDDNARALLLSSLLSKAAEIGITDRMTASFAAFVEHAWNPDTGRFRNFMSYDRRWLEDEGSEDSHGRTLWALGSCALSDTDAPRRRWASALFAKAMSVTLDFRSPRAWAFTLLGLNDYCTANPHDPHARMLRVRLAESLMDLERRVSKNGRRWFEEGLSYENARLSQALIVTGLATKVSAFVDTGLATLQWLMVQQTAEAGHFRAIGTEGFFEIGEPPKPFDQQPVEATATISACLAAYDATSDKHWIELANSTFNWFTGSNDHGISLVDPETGSCRDGLHADRANENRGAESVLCYLISSIEIGRVHLAHTPVLPRVVFRQFS, from the coding sequence ATGAACAAGCCAACGCGTATCGCCTTTATCGGCAACTCTCCGCCGCGTCAGTGTGGCATTGCCACCTTCACGGGTGATCTGTCGCACGCCATGACCGAAAGCACCGCCGATGTGAGTGCCAGCATCATTGCCATCACGGACGAGGACCAGAGTTACGCCTACCCGCCCGACGTGATCTTCGAGATCCGGGAGTCCGAACCTGAAGACTATGTGACCGCGGCGAGGATCCTGAACGAAGGACGGTTCGACGCTGTGTCCCTGCAGCACGAATTCGGCATCTTCGGCGGACCTGACGGCGAATTCATCCTGACACTCCTGTCGCATTTGCGGGTACCGGTTGTCACGACCTGCCATACGATCCTTGCGGATCCGACACCTTCACAACACCACGTCCTGAAAAAGGTCGCCGCGCATTCCAATCGCATTGTCGTTATGGCGGAGCGCGGACGTCTCTTGCTCACGCAGGTTTATGGGGTTGCGCCAGAGAAGATCGACGTCATCGCGCATGGCATACCGGATCGCCCCTTTCATGATCCGGAATTGGCCAAAGTCGAACGGGGCTACGCGGGACGACCGATCATCCTGACATTTGGCCTGCTCTCTCCGAACAAGGGGATCGAGGTGGTGATTGATGCCATGCCCGCGATCCTGGAGCAGAATCCTCGGGCGCTCTACATCGTGCTTGGAGCCACCCATCCGACATTGCTGCGCAAGCAGGGCGACACCTATCGGGACAGCCTGCGGCACCGTGCGGAAAAGCTTGGCGTCGACCACGCCGTGGAATTCCTCAATCAGTTTGTGGACCTGCCGACACTGCTCGACTTTATCGCCATGTGCGACGTCTATGTGACGCCTTATCTCGACGAGGCGCAGATGACGTCCGGAACGCTTGCCTATAGCTTCGGCATGGGCAGCGCGGTCGTATCGACCCCCTACTGGCACGCCCTGGAACTTCTGACGGATGCACGCGGCGTTCTCGTTCCATTTGGCGACGCATCGGCGACCGGCAAGGCGATTGGCGATCTGCTGGGAGACGATGAGCGTCGTATGGCCATGCGCCACCTCGCATACGATGCGGGACGTTCGATGATCTGGTCCCATGTGGCCGTGCTCTATCTGGAGAGCATGGCAAAGGCGCGCGAATCCTTTCGACCGAAACTCGTCAGCGACCTCGTCTCGTTGCGGATTACGCGGCCCGCGCAGCGAACGGCGTTGAAGCTCGGTCATCTCCACGCCATGTGTGACGATACTGGCATTGTTCAACATGCCGTCTTTTCTGTGCCAGACAGGTCCCACGGTTACTGCGTTGACGACAATGCGCGGGCGCTGCTTTTATCTTCTCTGCTGTCGAAAGCTGCTGAGATTGGAATCACCGATCGGATGACGGCGTCATTCGCAGCCTTTGTCGAACATGCGTGGAATCCGGATACGGGCCGTTTCCGCAACTTCATGAGCTATGATCGCCGATGGCTCGAAGACGAGGGATCCGAAGATAGCCACGGGAGGACGCTCTGGGCCCTGGGTTCCTGTGCGCTGTCGGATACCGATGCGCCTCGCCGCCGCTGGGCAAGTGCGCTCTTTGCGAAAGCCATGTCGGTTACGCTCGACTTTCGCTCTCCCAGAGCCTGGGCTTTCACGCTCCTCGGCTTGAACGACTATTGCACGGCCAATCCCCACGATCCCCACGCACGTATGCTGCGCGTTCGGCTCGCCGAAAGTCTGATGGATCTGGAGCGGCGTGTGTCGAAGAACGGTCGCCGCTGGTTCGAGGAGGGCCTCTCTTACGAAAACGCGAGACTGAGCCAGGCTTTGATTGTCACGGGGCTTGCTACCAAAGTGTCTGCCTTTGTCGACACCGGCCTGGCTACCCTGCAATGGTTGATGGTCCAGCAGACTGCAGAGGCAGGTCACTTTCGCGCCATTGGCACGGAAGGCTTCTTTGAAATCGGCGAGCCGCCGAAGCCATTCGATCAGCAGCCAGTGGAGGCAACGGCAACCATATCGGCATGTCTTGCCGCCTATGACGCCACCTCCGACAAGCACTGGATCGAGCTTGCCAACAGCACCTTCAATTGGTTCACGGGCAGCAACGATCATGGGATCTCCCTTGTCGATCCGGAAACGGGAAGTTGCCGAGATGGCCTGCATGCCGACCGCGCCAATGAGAACAGAGGCGCTGAATCCGTGCTCTGCTATCTGATCTCTTCAATCGAAATCGGCAGAGTTCATCTGGCACACACGCCCGTGCTTCCCCGGGTCGTTTTCCGGCAATTCTCATGA
- a CDS encoding DUF1488 family protein, whose product MTLAFPNPTRAYDETRGLIRFIGHDGLNQVLFLLPVAVFDREGATSRRMEREYLLAFDRLRDRILTAARQAYQSRRRHTIELDLSAFGSSLQTAV is encoded by the coding sequence GTGACCCTTGCCTTCCCCAACCCGACCCGTGCCTATGACGAGACGCGCGGTCTGATCCGTTTCATCGGTCATGATGGTCTGAACCAGGTTCTGTTTCTATTGCCTGTCGCAGTGTTTGACCGTGAGGGGGCGACCAGCCGCCGGATGGAACGCGAGTATCTCCTGGCATTCGACCGCCTGCGGGATCGGATCCTGACGGCAGCGAGGCAAGCCTATCAGTCTCGGCGACGACACACGATCGAACTCGATCTCAGTGCATTCGGATCGTCCCTTCAGACGGCTGTGTGA
- a CDS encoding phosphatidylglycerophosphatase A family protein has protein sequence MAEFYVLEPPGVGLVPTWQWLMATWFGTGLVVPLRAGLAVFALLPLLVVSIKMPRLAVPMFAVLIFALGVYVSSAIDLATGVKDDRRIVIDEVAAFLIGASLIRQAGWRMLVPFAALFLFFDRLKPWPMAYVEQVPSGWGVMLDDLVPAVAVGLVLAVAQHFWNRQSR, from the coding sequence ATGGCCGAATTTTACGTTCTCGAACCACCAGGCGTCGGTCTGGTTCCGACCTGGCAGTGGCTTATGGCCACCTGGTTCGGAACAGGATTGGTCGTTCCGCTGCGGGCGGGGCTTGCAGTCTTCGCGCTCTTGCCGCTGCTGGTCGTGTCCATCAAGATGCCCCGGCTCGCGGTTCCGATGTTTGCCGTGCTCATCTTCGCCCTCGGAGTCTATGTCTCGTCAGCGATCGATCTGGCAACCGGCGTGAAGGATGACCGCCGGATCGTCATCGATGAAGTGGCAGCCTTCCTGATCGGTGCCTCGCTGATCCGTCAGGCGGGCTGGCGGATGCTGGTGCCGTTTGCGGCTCTCTTCCTGTTCTTCGACAGATTGAAACCCTGGCCGATGGCCTATGTCGAGCAGGTCCCATCCGGCTGGGGCGTCATGCTGGATGACCTGGTCCCGGCGGTCGCGGTCGGCCTTGTCCTGGCGGTTGCCCAGCATTTCTGGAACCGCCAATCGCGGTGA
- the mbhE gene encoding hydrogen gas-evolving membrane-bound hydrogenase subunit E, which translates to MNFEWTILIALAGAIIAKPASSLLGRYTGWVVSLIPLFIFASLLTHLAPVANGEALIAQLAWVPSLGVELAFRLDGFALLFGLLISGIGTLVVIYAGAYFAEKPSAEIGRFLSLIMLFMTAMLGTVLSDNLIVMFVFWELTSLASFLLIGFDGHKEAARKSALQSLIVTGGGGLALFAGILLIGMTLGTFSFTEVLARSNELVASSWAIPIAVLIMIGAFTKSAQFPFHFWLPNAMAAPTPASAYLHSATMVKLGVFLLARFDGVFAGMPGFGHTLVVFGSLTMVVAALQALRAEGFKAVLAQSTVASLGILVMLIGLTGEVAAVATVGFILSHALYKAALFFCAGTAIHATGETRLDKLAGLARFLPVTAVAAVLASLSMAGLPPFVGFISKEYLFEAQLANDWNILPIAAAVLVNAVMVGVAGVVSIRPFYFKSEAEREIHHGETSGLLAGPLLLAAGGILIGLIPAPAGQWLIGPAASALLGQPVDVSFKLWHGLTPMLVLSMLVVAIGAVIVIQWTRIHNALRRYDTLYAFLGDRFYHKALNGVLAMARLSTRVLQNGDQHRYTTLVVLAVTLGLAIAFLAAPSADFLASEGSIRISVALVLMLTVVGALATIFVRSLIAGLVSVGIVGFGSAVIFMLNGAPDLALTQMAVETLIVILMTAVLIKLPSRRRHSRTLSERRRDGVIASGFAVMMFIALASIGVTPIDLRLSDYFGETSYLEAYGRNVVNVILVDYRAIDTLGEIVVVAIATIAAWGLLRGSLKPARNKE; encoded by the coding sequence GTGAACTTTGAGTGGACCATACTGATCGCACTGGCCGGGGCCATCATTGCCAAACCGGCCTCGTCGCTGCTCGGGCGATACACCGGCTGGGTGGTAAGCCTCATACCTCTGTTCATCTTCGCCTCGCTTCTCACGCATCTCGCTCCAGTGGCGAACGGAGAGGCGTTGATCGCGCAGCTGGCCTGGGTGCCCTCGCTCGGCGTCGAACTCGCGTTCCGCCTGGACGGTTTCGCACTGCTGTTCGGCCTGCTGATCAGCGGCATCGGAACGCTGGTGGTGATCTATGCGGGGGCCTATTTCGCCGAAAAGCCGAGCGCCGAGATCGGCCGTTTCCTCAGCCTCATCATGCTGTTCATGACCGCCATGCTGGGAACCGTCCTGTCGGACAATCTCATTGTCATGTTCGTCTTCTGGGAACTGACAAGCCTCGCCTCCTTCCTGCTGATCGGCTTCGACGGTCACAAGGAAGCGGCACGCAAGTCGGCGCTGCAGTCACTGATCGTCACCGGCGGCGGCGGTCTCGCGCTGTTTGCCGGCATCCTTCTCATCGGCATGACGCTCGGCACCTTCTCGTTCACGGAAGTCCTCGCACGCTCGAACGAACTGGTCGCAAGCAGCTGGGCTATCCCGATCGCAGTCCTGATCATGATCGGCGCCTTCACCAAGAGCGCGCAGTTCCCGTTCCACTTCTGGCTGCCCAATGCCATGGCCGCGCCGACACCCGCCTCCGCCTACCTGCATTCGGCAACCATGGTGAAGCTCGGCGTCTTCCTGCTCGCCCGCTTCGACGGTGTGTTTGCCGGCATGCCGGGCTTCGGACATACGCTGGTGGTCTTCGGCTCCTTGACCATGGTCGTTGCGGCCCTGCAAGCACTTCGCGCCGAAGGCTTCAAGGCGGTCCTCGCCCAGTCCACCGTCGCCTCGCTTGGCATTCTGGTGATGCTGATCGGCCTGACAGGCGAAGTGGCAGCTGTCGCCACGGTCGGCTTTATCCTCAGCCATGCGCTCTACAAGGCGGCCCTGTTCTTCTGCGCGGGCACCGCCATCCATGCGACCGGCGAAACCCGATTGGACAAGCTTGCCGGCCTCGCGCGCTTCCTGCCGGTCACCGCCGTTGCTGCCGTCCTTGCCAGCCTGTCGATGGCGGGACTGCCCCCCTTTGTCGGCTTCATCTCGAAGGAATATCTGTTCGAAGCGCAGCTTGCCAATGACTGGAACATCCTGCCGATCGCGGCTGCGGTTCTCGTCAATGCCGTCATGGTCGGCGTGGCCGGCGTCGTATCGATCCGTCCGTTCTACTTCAAGTCCGAGGCTGAACGTGAGATCCATCATGGCGAGACATCAGGCCTTCTGGCAGGCCCCTTACTGCTCGCAGCCGGCGGCATTCTGATCGGCCTTATCCCCGCGCCGGCTGGACAGTGGCTCATTGGTCCGGCTGCCTCGGCACTCCTCGGTCAGCCGGTCGACGTTTCGTTCAAGCTCTGGCACGGCCTGACGCCCATGCTGGTCCTGTCAATGCTCGTCGTCGCCATCGGCGCTGTCATCGTCATCCAGTGGACCCGGATCCACAACGCGCTCCGTCGTTACGACACGCTGTATGCCTTCCTCGGCGATCGCTTCTACCACAAGGCACTGAACGGCGTACTGGCGATGGCACGCCTGTCGACGAGAGTGCTCCAGAACGGCGACCAGCATCGCTACACCACACTTGTCGTCCTGGCGGTCACCCTGGGTCTGGCCATCGCCTTCCTGGCGGCCCCGTCGGCCGACTTCCTCGCCTCTGAGGGCAGCATCCGCATCTCGGTTGCACTTGTCCTGATGCTGACGGTGGTCGGCGCACTCGCAACGATCTTTGTCCGCTCGCTGATTGCCGGGCTCGTCTCTGTCGGCATCGTCGGCTTCGGCTCGGCTGTGATCTTCATGTTGAACGGCGCTCCGGACCTCGCTCTGACACAGATGGCCGTTGAAACGCTGATCGTGATCCTGATGACGGCCGTACTCATCAAACTGCCGTCGCGACGCCGGCACTCGCGCACGCTTTCCGAGCGCCGGCGCGACGGCGTGATCGCTTCAGGCTTTGCCGTGATGATGTTCATCGCGCTCGCCTCCATCGGCGTCACGCCCATCGACCTGCGTCTTTCCGACTACTTCGGCGAAACGAGCTACCTCGAAGCCTATGGCCGCAATGTCGTGAACGTCATTCTCGTCGATTACCGCGCCATCGATACGCTTGGCGAGATCGTCGTCGTCGCCATTGCCACCATTGCCGCCTGGGGACTGCTGCGCGGCTCCCTCAAACCCGCCCGCAACAAGGAGTGA
- a CDS encoding MnhB domain-containing protein, whose amino-acid sequence MSVIFSTMSRLFFVLLLGAAVFMLFRGHNEPGGGFIGGLFAALAFALLALSDSVAKARKALIVHPVVLIGMGLVLAFASGIPGLISDGSFLTHWWFKLGSTHLGTATAFDIGVFMVVIGGVLSLVFRFYEGVEQ is encoded by the coding sequence ATGTCCGTCATCTTTTCCACCATGTCCCGCCTGTTCTTCGTGCTTCTGCTGGGCGCGGCTGTCTTTATGCTGTTTCGCGGCCATAACGAGCCAGGCGGCGGCTTCATCGGCGGGCTGTTCGCAGCTCTCGCCTTTGCCCTGCTTGCTCTCTCCGACAGCGTGGCGAAGGCCCGCAAGGCGCTGATCGTCCACCCGGTCGTGCTGATCGGCATGGGTCTCGTGCTGGCCTTCGCCAGCGGCATACCCGGCCTGATCTCGGATGGATCGTTCCTGACCCATTGGTGGTTCAAGCTCGGCTCCACGCATCTCGGCACCGCTACCGCCTTCGATATCGGCGTCTTCATGGTCGTTATCGGCGGCGTGCTTTCCCTGGTTTTCCGTTTTTATGAAGGAGTAGAACAGTGA
- a CDS encoding NADH-quinone oxidoreductase subunit K: MSLIYAFAVAAQMGAGIYLLLSRHVMRILFGVVLLSTAANLLIFIAGGLQFTAPPVIEPGSQTLGEGAANPLPQALILTAIVIGFALVSFAAALVLKAYYTLGSVFTDEHNDAEALGSPFEKEAIRNG; encoded by the coding sequence GTGAGCCTGATCTACGCGTTTGCCGTTGCCGCCCAGATGGGTGCCGGCATCTACCTCCTCCTGTCGCGCCATGTGATGCGCATCCTGTTCGGGGTCGTGCTGCTGTCCACCGCAGCGAACCTTCTGATCTTCATTGCAGGCGGCCTGCAGTTCACAGCGCCCCCCGTCATCGAACCGGGATCACAGACGCTGGGCGAAGGGGCTGCAAATCCCCTGCCCCAGGCGCTCATCCTGACCGCGATCGTCATTGGCTTTGCACTCGTCTCGTTCGCCGCAGCCCTCGTGCTCAAGGCCTACTACACGCTCGGCTCGGTCTTTACCGACGAGCATAACGATGCCGAAGCTCTTGGCTCGCCTTTCGAAAAGGAGGCCATCCGCAATGGCTGA
- a CDS encoding Na+/H+ antiporter subunit D, with protein sequence MADTLLLWPVVLPLIGAALAAAFHSRPEVQRIIALTVMILTFGASLVLANAVIAGGILTKTFGSWMPPFGVVFVADRFSVAMVVISSLLALCALIFSVADLRQRQVRSGFYPLFLGLMIGVNGAFLTGDIFNLYVWFEVMLIATLGLITLDRTRAQIDGAIKYAVLNLLSTILFLMAIGLLYGATGTLNMADLAMVLPQTESSAALTLSAMMFLLAFGIKAGFFPMFFWLPASYHTASIIVSAVFAGLLTKVGVYALFRVFTLLFEVDNGTLKPLIGVFAAGTMLFGVFGAAVQWDVRRILSFHIISQIGYIMLGLAIATPLAMAGAVFYIIHHIVVKANLFFVAGAIHRATGSFDLRKSGGLMKSSPWLAVLFAIPALSLAGIPPLSGFWAKLMVVDASFQGDEAWLAGIALFVSLLTIFSMSKIWIEAFWKEPVRKTRVRHVPAAMMAPIVVLGAMTLAIGINPEPLVAFSNLAADSIGNRTELIGAIIDQSTTAGVTP encoded by the coding sequence ATGGCTGACACGCTTCTCCTGTGGCCCGTCGTCCTACCGCTCATCGGGGCGGCGCTGGCTGCCGCCTTTCACTCGCGGCCGGAGGTGCAGCGCATCATCGCGCTCACCGTGATGATCCTGACATTCGGCGCTTCCCTCGTCCTCGCCAATGCAGTGATTGCAGGCGGCATCCTGACCAAGACCTTCGGAAGCTGGATGCCACCCTTCGGCGTCGTGTTCGTTGCGGACCGCTTCAGCGTCGCGATGGTGGTGATCTCGAGCCTTCTGGCGCTCTGCGCCCTGATCTTCTCCGTCGCTGACCTTCGCCAGCGCCAGGTTCGTTCCGGCTTCTACCCCCTGTTTCTGGGTTTGATGATCGGGGTCAACGGTGCCTTTCTGACTGGCGACATTTTCAATCTGTATGTCTGGTTCGAAGTGATGCTGATCGCAACACTCGGCCTGATCACGCTGGACCGGACCCGCGCCCAGATCGACGGGGCGATCAAATATGCCGTTCTCAACCTCCTTTCGACCATCCTCTTCCTGATGGCGATCGGGTTGCTCTACGGCGCGACCGGCACCTTGAACATGGCAGACCTGGCCATGGTCCTGCCGCAGACGGAATCGTCGGCTGCGCTTACCCTGTCGGCGATGATGTTCCTGCTCGCCTTCGGCATCAAGGCCGGCTTCTTCCCTATGTTCTTCTGGCTTCCGGCCTCCTACCATACGGCATCGATCATCGTGTCGGCCGTGTTCGCAGGGCTCCTCACCAAGGTCGGGGTCTACGCACTCTTCCGCGTCTTCACGCTGCTGTTCGAAGTCGACAACGGGACCCTGAAGCCACTGATCGGCGTGTTTGCCGCAGGCACAATGCTGTTCGGCGTTTTCGGGGCGGCGGTGCAGTGGGATGTCCGCCGTATCCTGTCGTTCCACATCATCAGCCAGATCGGCTACATCATGCTGGGCCTCGCGATCGCGACGCCGCTCGCCATGGCCGGCGCGGTCTTCTACATCATCCACCACATCGTCGTGAAGGCGAACCTTTTCTTCGTCGCAGGCGCCATCCACCGGGCGACCGGGTCATTTGATCTGCGCAAGTCCGGCGGACTGATGAAGTCCTCGCCGTGGCTGGCCGTGCTCTTCGCCATACCTGCCCTGTCTCTGGCCGGCATTCCGCCGCTTTCCGGCTTCTGGGCAAAACTGATGGTGGTCGACGCGTCCTTCCAGGGGGATGAGGCATGGCTGGCAGGCATCGCACTCTTCGTCAGCCTCCTGACGATCTTCTCGATGAGCAAGATCTGGATCGAGGCTTTCTGGAAAGAGCCCGTGCGCAAGACCCGGGTGCGCCATGTGCCGGCTGCCATGATGGCGCCCATCGTGGTGCTTGGAGCCATGACGTTGGCCATCGGCATCAATCCGGAACCTCTGGTCGCATTCTCAAACCTCGCCGCCGACAGCATCGGCAACCGTACCGAGCTGATTGGCGCCATCATCGACCAAAGCACCACAGCAGGAGTGACGCCATGA
- a CDS encoding Na+/H+ antiporter subunit E yields the protein MTLVNRIGRSMTLGLVFINELVRSSIAVARQVLGDSSQLKPAILAVPLDLRSRAGVTALANCVSLTPGTTSLHVSEDLSTLYVHVLDAPQPDAVVDSIKNTFETRIKEIEG from the coding sequence ATGACCCTCGTCAATCGTATCGGCAGGTCCATGACACTTGGACTGGTCTTCATCAACGAACTCGTCCGTTCGTCGATTGCCGTCGCCCGTCAGGTGCTTGGCGACAGCTCGCAGCTCAAGCCGGCGATCCTCGCCGTGCCGCTTGATCTGCGCAGCAGAGCGGGCGTTACGGCGCTTGCGAACTGCGTGAGCCTGACCCCCGGCACGACCTCGCTGCATGTCAGCGAGGATCTGAGCACCCTCTATGTTCACGTTCTGGATGCGCCACAGCCCGATGCGGTGGTGGACAGCATCAAGAACACGTTCGAGACACGCATAAAGGAGATCGAAGGATGA
- a CDS encoding monovalent cation/H+ antiporter complex subunit F, with amino-acid sequence MIALLDGFLSTFAAIMIAVLMVPLLLAAVRMVTGPGYADRFIALDMLTGIAVAIAALTMIVTGRREFLDVAFGIALIGFLATCSLSALLEKKKEDA; translated from the coding sequence ATGATTGCGCTTCTGGATGGGTTTCTATCAACATTTGCCGCCATCATGATCGCCGTCCTGATGGTACCGCTGCTTCTTGCGGCCGTCCGCATGGTGACGGGCCCCGGCTATGCCGACCGCTTCATCGCGCTGGACATGCTGACCGGCATTGCCGTCGCGATCGCCGCCTTGACGATGATCGTCACCGGCCGGCGCGAATTCCTCGACGTCGCCTTCGGGATCGCGTTGATCGGGTTCCTTGCGACGTGTTCGCTGTCTGCTCTTCTCGAGAAGAAAAAGGAGGATGCGTGA